A single window of Methanothermobacter marburgensis str. Marburg DNA harbors:
- a CDS encoding NAD(P)/FAD-dependent oxidoreductase: MVTEVDVLVIGAGPAGSTAAKHAAMGGASVLLIDKKSEIGAPKRCAEGVSVGGLESLGIEPNPRWITKKLDGVRLVSPNGTDVWLTSDKVELPEAGYILERKVFDKHMAMDAARAGSEIMVKTLATGMEKTDDGYLVSAECMGREFEIKARIVIAADGPESRVARWAGLNTATKPKDMESAAQFEMVGVEMEDNNCIEFYFGSVAPGGYAWIFPKGDDIANVGLGVLSTETDKSAYEHLVEFVESCPATRNAQPVELNIGGDPVGGMPKELVADSLMVVGDAAGQVNPLTGGGIISGMTGGMLAGRVAAAAVSEGDVSKKRLSEYERLCREEIGKEIDRYLKVKDYMLTLSDSELDSIAEAFQDVEFEKVSTTELVKKLIKVSPKALIKLGKLF; this comes from the coding sequence ATGGTAACTGAAGTTGATGTCCTTGTGATTGGCGCTGGACCAGCCGGTTCAACAGCAGCAAAACACGCCGCCATGGGTGGGGCAAGTGTACTCCTCATTGACAAGAAATCAGAGATAGGGGCCCCGAAGAGGTGCGCAGAGGGGGTCTCTGTTGGGGGCCTCGAGTCCCTGGGGATAGAGCCAAACCCCCGCTGGATCACAAAGAAACTTGATGGTGTGCGTCTGGTCTCCCCCAACGGCACAGATGTATGGCTGACCTCAGATAAGGTGGAACTGCCTGAGGCGGGATACATACTTGAGAGGAAGGTCTTTGACAAGCACATGGCAATGGACGCCGCAAGGGCAGGGTCAGAGATAATGGTGAAGACCCTTGCAACCGGTATGGAGAAGACCGATGATGGGTACCTTGTCAGCGCAGAATGCATGGGAAGGGAGTTTGAGATAAAGGCCAGGATAGTTATTGCAGCCGACGGCCCCGAGTCAAGGGTTGCAAGGTGGGCAGGCCTCAACACAGCCACAAAGCCCAAGGACATGGAGTCAGCTGCCCAGTTCGAGATGGTCGGAGTGGAGATGGAGGACAATAACTGCATCGAATTCTACTTTGGAAGCGTGGCCCCAGGTGGATACGCCTGGATCTTCCCAAAGGGTGATGATATCGCCAACGTGGGCCTGGGTGTTCTATCAACAGAGACCGATAAGAGCGCCTATGAGCACCTGGTTGAATTCGTTGAGTCATGCCCGGCAACAAGAAACGCCCAGCCTGTTGAACTCAACATCGGCGGAGACCCGGTTGGTGGAATGCCAAAGGAACTTGTGGCAGACAGCCTCATGGTTGTTGGGGACGCTGCAGGTCAGGTGAACCCCCTCACAGGTGGCGGTATAATAAGCGGTATGACCGGTGGTATGCTGGCAGGAAGGGTTGCTGCTGCAGCGGTCAGTGAGGGTGATGTCAGCAAAAAGAGGCTCAGTGAGTACGAGAGGCTCTGCCGTGAGGAGATCGGAAAGGAGATAGACAGGTACCTCAAGGTCAAGGACTACATGCTTACACTCAGTGACAGTGAACTCGATTCAATCGCAGAGGCATTCCAGGATGTCGAGTTTGAGAAGGTGAGCACCACAGAACTTGTTAAGAAGCTCATAAAGGTCTCACCAAAGGCCCTCATTAAACTGGGCAAACTCTTCTAA
- a CDS encoding 4Fe-4S binding protein encodes MKVKEWCMFCGECAGVCPRNLIEVRENSLKFSEDQCRECNICIQVCPVRALER; translated from the coding sequence ATGAAGGTGAAGGAATGGTGTATGTTCTGTGGGGAATGTGCAGGTGTGTGCCCACGGAACCTCATAGAGGTCAGGGAGAATTCCCTGAAATTTTCAGAGGACCAGTGTAGGGAATGCAACATATGCATACAGGTGTGCCCTGTTAGGGCCCTTGAGAGGTGA
- a CDS encoding Coenzyme F420 hydrogenase/dehydrogenase, beta subunit C-terminal domain, whose product MNKLDEFIERATLRLAPEEREEVARELKTHILDSAEAIAASRKTDVTEEVIAEALERMGPPEKIAEMYPSERKWKPGKIVESGICARCGTCAVICPNNIISFDGRPELREECLRNGHGMCFEVCPRVSSDGYQISIREKFQEKVYHGRGPIRGQDGGVVTSFLKHLLEKGEIDGAIVVGDEHWKPVSLLVQTAEDLEETSGSKYSISTLEALRTAGELGIERVAVVGLPCQINGLRKLQYFPYLAKHDLELGRKGKPVKLPEIRYLIGLFCTEKFEYGDLRKVLRENGIRMEDVEKFNIRRGKLEVDLGDRRETLNLMDIRISEGCRSCRDFDAHLADVSVGSAGSPEGYSTIIVRTRRGAEIAGAVELMEGADTAKIEKMRDLKLKRFQRELERRRKNGEYISFYWTSDYPGVSRRADGTYFIRVRARPSGWYSPQEVKELVRIAEKYGARIKVTNRGSYELHDVSGFDVEDAADELNSAGLLTGSEGPLVRATLACPGRENCGSGIIDTTAICSAIEERFREMPAPYKFKIAVSGCPNRCMRPQIHDVGVAGVEFPETVEEICNGCGRCFEVCKVEAISVRGETSYTNHDLCVGCGKCIRECPHTARRAREEGYILYIGGKAGRELVEGIKTRVDTVDEILEYIDAVISVYTKYASKPQRERLASTMKRVGEEKFMGEVRKLIKERSH is encoded by the coding sequence ATGAATAAACTTGATGAATTCATAGAAAGGGCGACCCTTAGACTAGCCCCAGAGGAAAGGGAGGAGGTTGCCCGTGAACTCAAAACCCACATACTTGACAGTGCAGAGGCAATAGCCGCATCAAGAAAAACCGATGTCACCGAGGAGGTGATAGCCGAGGCCCTGGAGAGGATGGGCCCACCAGAGAAAATAGCAGAGATGTACCCATCAGAGAGGAAATGGAAACCTGGAAAGATCGTGGAGTCAGGAATCTGCGCAAGGTGCGGTACCTGCGCCGTTATATGCCCCAACAACATCATATCCTTCGACGGACGCCCGGAGCTCAGAGAGGAGTGCCTCAGAAACGGCCATGGTATGTGCTTCGAGGTATGCCCCAGGGTCTCCTCAGACGGTTATCAGATCAGCATAAGGGAGAAGTTCCAGGAAAAGGTCTACCATGGAAGGGGACCCATCAGGGGCCAGGACGGTGGCGTGGTGACCTCTTTCCTAAAGCACCTCCTTGAGAAGGGTGAAATCGACGGCGCCATAGTCGTGGGTGACGAACACTGGAAACCTGTATCACTCCTTGTGCAGACGGCAGAGGACCTTGAGGAAACAAGCGGGTCAAAGTACAGCATATCCACCCTTGAAGCACTGAGAACAGCTGGAGAACTCGGAATTGAAAGGGTGGCAGTTGTTGGGCTTCCCTGCCAGATAAACGGCCTCAGGAAACTCCAGTACTTCCCCTACCTTGCAAAGCATGACCTGGAACTTGGAAGAAAGGGCAAACCCGTGAAACTCCCCGAGATACGTTACCTCATAGGCCTCTTCTGCACCGAGAAATTCGAATATGGCGACCTCAGAAAGGTGCTGAGGGAAAATGGTATCAGAATGGAGGACGTTGAAAAATTCAACATCAGGAGGGGTAAGCTTGAGGTTGACCTTGGTGATAGGAGGGAAACCCTGAACCTCATGGACATCAGAATCTCAGAGGGCTGCAGATCCTGCAGGGACTTTGACGCTCACCTTGCAGACGTCTCTGTGGGCTCCGCTGGAAGTCCCGAAGGCTACTCAACCATCATAGTGAGAACCAGGAGGGGCGCTGAAATAGCCGGTGCAGTTGAACTCATGGAGGGTGCAGACACCGCAAAAATAGAGAAGATGAGGGACCTGAAACTCAAAAGATTCCAGAGGGAACTTGAGAGAAGGAGAAAGAATGGTGAATACATCTCCTTCTACTGGACCTCAGATTACCCTGGGGTATCCAGGAGGGCCGATGGCACCTACTTCATAAGGGTCAGGGCCCGGCCATCAGGCTGGTACAGCCCCCAAGAGGTGAAAGAACTTGTGAGGATTGCCGAAAAATACGGTGCAAGGATCAAGGTCACCAACAGGGGATCCTATGAGCTCCATGATGTGAGTGGCTTTGACGTTGAGGACGCCGCTGATGAACTCAACTCCGCAGGGCTCCTCACAGGCTCAGAGGGCCCCCTTGTAAGGGCCACACTTGCCTGTCCAGGTAGGGAGAACTGTGGAAGCGGGATCATAGACACCACAGCAATCTGCAGTGCCATAGAGGAGAGGTTCAGGGAGATGCCAGCACCCTACAAGTTCAAGATAGCGGTGAGTGGCTGTCCAAACAGGTGCATGAGGCCCCAGATCCACGATGTGGGTGTCGCGGGTGTTGAATTCCCTGAGACGGTTGAGGAAATCTGTAACGGCTGCGGCAGGTGCTTCGAGGTCTGCAAGGTGGAGGCCATAAGCGTGCGTGGCGAGACATCCTACACCAACCATGACCTCTGCGTTGGCTGCGGTAAATGCATAAGGGAGTGCCCGCACACTGCAAGGAGGGCCAGAGAAGAGGGTTACATACTTTACATAGGCGGTAAGGCTGGTAGAGAACTGGTTGAGGGTATAAAGACCCGTGTTGACACTGTTGATGAGATACTGGAATACATAGACGCTGTTATCAGTGTCTACACCAAGTATGCAAGTAAGCCGCAGAGGGAGAGGCTCGCATCAACCATGAAACGTGTCGGTGAAGAAAAGTTCATGGGCGAGGTGAGGAAGCTCATAAAGGAGAGATCACATTAA